A region from the Candidatus Electrothrix scaldis genome encodes:
- the murJ gene encoding murein biosynthesis integral membrane protein MurJ, with amino-acid sequence MTKKAETAGSSTGKIARSAGAVSIAVMCSRVLGLIREQVFAGLFGAGYAYDAFVVAFRIPNLLRDLFGEGALSAAFVTVFSDYDTNKGTEATWKLASNVLVFMAILLSTITLLGMFFAEPVVNLLAPDFDAMAGKTALTVWLTRIMFPFLIFVSLAAVVMGMLNTKGKFFVPAISSSFFNMGSIIGGTSLALLLPKFGIPAIVGMAWGTLVGGLLQLSVQLPTLWKTGFRFKPQLNLRDPGLKRILWLMLPATIGLSATQINIFVNTNFASSCMEGSVSWLNYAFRMVQLPIGVFGVAFSIAAMPVLARHAAEKDQEGLRTTFASSLVMVFSLTIPATVGLILLSQPIIRLIFEHGAFTAADTLRTAQALTCYAYGLFAYSAVKIMVPVFYALNDTKYPVIASFLAVVANIIFITLTIDIFTFRSIALSTSCSMGLNFLFLGTILYRKLTGFSLAYLGKGVLKILLASMAMGLGVIGLKYVLAPLLAGGISLQLIGVFAVIGCAALFYGVVLHLLKLPEFDEVTGKIRQRLRR; translated from the coding sequence ATGACAAAAAAAGCAGAAACAGCAGGCAGTTCAACTGGAAAAATAGCACGCTCCGCCGGAGCGGTGAGCATAGCGGTGATGTGCAGCAGGGTTCTGGGGCTGATCCGGGAGCAGGTCTTTGCAGGCCTCTTCGGGGCCGGATATGCCTATGATGCCTTTGTTGTCGCCTTCCGCATCCCTAATCTGCTTCGGGATCTTTTCGGGGAAGGGGCGCTGTCCGCTGCCTTTGTCACGGTCTTTTCTGACTATGATACTAATAAAGGCACAGAGGCTACCTGGAAGCTGGCTTCCAATGTGCTGGTCTTTATGGCTATCCTGCTCAGCACCATTACCTTGCTTGGGATGTTTTTTGCTGAACCTGTTGTCAATCTCTTAGCCCCTGATTTTGATGCAATGGCCGGGAAAACTGCGCTGACAGTGTGGCTGACCCGGATCATGTTTCCCTTTCTTATCTTTGTGTCTTTGGCAGCCGTGGTCATGGGGATGTTGAACACCAAGGGGAAATTCTTTGTTCCTGCCATCTCCTCATCTTTCTTTAATATGGGGTCCATTATCGGCGGTACCTCTTTGGCTCTGCTGCTGCCGAAATTCGGTATACCTGCCATTGTCGGGATGGCCTGGGGAACCTTAGTTGGCGGCCTGCTTCAGCTGTCAGTTCAGCTGCCCACCTTGTGGAAGACCGGGTTTCGTTTTAAGCCACAGCTCAATCTGCGCGATCCAGGGTTGAAACGAATACTCTGGCTCATGCTGCCAGCTACCATCGGCCTGTCTGCCACCCAGATCAATATCTTTGTTAATACCAATTTCGCCTCAAGCTGCATGGAGGGCTCGGTTTCCTGGTTGAACTATGCTTTCCGCATGGTGCAGCTGCCTATCGGTGTATTCGGGGTTGCCTTTTCCATTGCCGCCATGCCGGTGCTGGCTCGTCATGCTGCGGAAAAGGATCAAGAGGGCCTGCGTACCACCTTTGCCTCCTCCTTGGTCATGGTGTTCAGCCTGACCATTCCCGCTACAGTGGGGCTTATCCTCCTGTCCCAACCCATTATCCGTCTAATCTTTGAGCATGGGGCCTTTACCGCAGCCGACACCCTGCGCACGGCCCAGGCCCTGACCTGCTATGCCTATGGTCTGTTCGCCTACTCAGCGGTCAAGATCATGGTCCCGGTTTTCTATGCACTCAACGATACCAAGTATCCGGTGATTGCTTCGTTTCTTGCGGTGGTCGCCAATATAATCTTTATCACTCTGACTATCGATATCTTCACCTTCCGTTCCATTGCTCTGTCCACTTCCTGCTCAATGGGCCTGAATTTCCTCTTCCTGGGCACGATCCTGTACCGCAAACTAACCGGCTTTTCTCTGGCCTATCTGGGAAAGGGCGTGCTGAAGATCCTGCTGGCCAGTATGGCAATGGGCTTGGGGGTGATCGGGCTGAAGTATGTGCTGGCACCGTTGCTTGCAGGTGGAATTTCGCTTCAGCTGATTGGGGTTTTTGCAGTGATTGGCTGCGCAGCCTTGTTCTATGGTGTTGTCCTGCATCTGCTCAAGCTGCCTGAGTTTGACGAGGTGACCGGAAAGATCAGGCAGCGTTTGCGGAGATAG
- the fusA gene encoding elongation factor G codes for MYDVKQIRNTVILGHGNSGKTTLAEALLFTAGAISRLGKVDEGTTSMDFEEEEIKRQISISTACNHFTWKKQQIFLADTPGDDNFFNEAKFASLVADSAILTVGSVLGVRNQTEHFVDLVQTRHLPCLICITKLDRERANFQKTVDEIKEEFNLNPVVLYLPIGQETEFKGVVDIVNQRALFFQEDGTIKEGDIPADMADEAATRRESLMEYVAETDDDLIEVFLEEGELTQEELTSGLIAGVHQAKIAPVIPCSSLHNAGSSLVLDAITVLLPSPDQRAAAIGTDPETKDLVERSRTADAPFSAQVFKTMADPFAGRLTLFRVISGTLQGDSFYNSSKGESERFSHLFLMQGKEQKEVESVVPGMIVALAKLKETETGDTLCDQNAPILYERPEPMPSVISYAVSATHEKDEEKLFSVLTRLLDEDPTLKMTRESQTHEVLISGVGQVHLDALKDKLKRKFSVEMELSLPKIPYRETLKSKATAQGKHKKQSGGRGQYGDCTVELEPLHNGEHFEFVDKIVGGVIPQQYRPAVEKGILEAMEKGVIAGYPFEGLKVTLIDGSYHNVDSSEMAFKIAGSLAFKKGVMEANPTLLEPIMEMEIKVDKDHVGDVMGDLNSRRGRVLGMDTAGKYELVRAQVPQAEIQHYAPDLTSMTGGRGSFRFWFSHYEEVPAHIAEKIIAEHNAAAA; via the coding sequence ATGTACGATGTCAAACAGATCAGGAATACTGTCATTCTTGGCCATGGCAACAGCGGTAAAACAACCCTTGCTGAGGCCCTGCTTTTCACAGCCGGAGCCATCAGCCGGCTCGGTAAAGTGGATGAAGGCACCACTTCCATGGATTTTGAGGAAGAGGAAATAAAACGGCAGATATCAATCAGTACGGCATGTAATCATTTTACCTGGAAGAAGCAGCAAATTTTCCTGGCCGACACACCTGGTGATGATAATTTCTTTAACGAGGCAAAATTTGCTTCCCTTGTTGCTGACAGTGCCATTCTCACGGTTGGCTCAGTGCTTGGCGTGCGCAACCAGACCGAACATTTTGTCGATCTGGTCCAGACCCGCCACCTGCCCTGCCTGATCTGTATTACCAAGCTTGACCGAGAGCGGGCAAACTTCCAAAAAACCGTTGATGAAATCAAGGAAGAGTTTAACCTGAATCCTGTGGTTCTCTACCTCCCCATTGGCCAGGAAACGGAATTCAAAGGCGTGGTGGATATCGTCAATCAGCGTGCCCTGTTTTTTCAGGAAGATGGAACAATCAAAGAAGGCGATATTCCTGCTGACATGGCAGATGAAGCAGCCACCCGCCGCGAGAGCTTGATGGAATATGTGGCAGAAACCGATGATGACCTCATTGAAGTCTTTCTGGAGGAAGGAGAGCTCACCCAGGAAGAGCTGACATCTGGCCTGATTGCCGGTGTTCATCAGGCAAAAATAGCCCCGGTTATCCCCTGTTCTTCCTTGCATAACGCGGGCAGCTCATTAGTGCTTGATGCCATCACCGTCCTGCTCCCCTCTCCGGACCAACGTGCAGCAGCTATTGGAACTGATCCCGAAACAAAGGATCTGGTGGAACGCTCCAGAACAGCGGACGCCCCTTTCTCTGCCCAGGTCTTTAAAACTATGGCTGACCCGTTTGCAGGCCGCCTGACCCTTTTTCGCGTCATCTCTGGTACCTTGCAGGGAGACAGTTTTTATAATAGCAGCAAAGGTGAGTCTGAACGGTTTAGCCATCTCTTCCTGATGCAGGGCAAGGAGCAGAAAGAGGTGGAGAGCGTCGTTCCAGGTATGATAGTTGCCTTAGCCAAACTCAAGGAAACCGAAACAGGCGACACCCTTTGTGACCAAAACGCGCCTATCCTCTACGAGCGCCCTGAGCCCATGCCCTCTGTGATCTCCTACGCGGTCAGTGCGACCCATGAAAAGGATGAGGAAAAACTCTTTTCTGTGCTCACCCGCCTGCTTGATGAAGATCCAACCCTGAAAATGACCCGTGAATCGCAGACCCATGAAGTGCTGATCTCTGGTGTTGGTCAGGTCCATCTTGATGCCCTGAAGGATAAGCTGAAACGGAAATTCTCCGTAGAAATGGAGCTCTCTCTCCCAAAAATTCCCTATAGAGAGACCCTGAAGTCAAAGGCAACAGCACAGGGTAAGCATAAAAAACAATCTGGTGGACGCGGTCAATACGGAGATTGCACTGTTGAGCTGGAACCCCTGCACAATGGCGAGCACTTCGAGTTTGTCGACAAGATTGTAGGCGGAGTCATCCCCCAACAATACCGACCTGCTGTGGAAAAGGGTATTCTGGAGGCTATGGAGAAAGGCGTTATTGCTGGTTACCCCTTTGAGGGACTCAAGGTTACCCTGATTGACGGCTCCTACCATAACGTGGATTCTTCTGAAATGGCCTTTAAGATCGCTGGTTCGCTGGCCTTTAAAAAAGGCGTAATGGAAGCCAACCCGACCCTGTTAGAGCCGATCATGGAAATGGAGATCAAGGTGGACAAGGATCATGTAGGGGATGTGATGGGCGACCTCAACTCCAGGAGAGGCCGGGTCTTAGGTATGGATACGGCAGGGAAGTATGAGTTGGTTAGGGCACAGGTTCCTCAAGCTGAGATTCAGCATTATGCACCAGACCTGACCTCCATGACTGGTGGACGCGGTTCCTTCCGGTTCTGGTTCTCCCATTACGAAGAAGTTCCTGCTCATATTGCAGAAAAAATTATAGCTGAGCACAACGCCGCAGCCGCATAA
- a CDS encoding ATP-binding protein: MKKLPIGIQTFADIRTDNYCYVDKTPLISRLVEQGRYYFLSRPRRFGKSLLVDTLAQAFSGNKALFQGLYLEENWDWKTKYPVIKLDFAQGILTSRHQLDTVVQDMILQHATATEISLPPQNEVHLLFSRLIHELHKKTGQQVVVLVDEYDKPILDNITDAAKAAELREGLRNIYSVLKAQGSHLRFVLLTGVSKFSKVSLFSGLNNLRDITLDSRFGSICGYTQEELETGFADYLDGVDLDQVKKWYNGYNFLGDSVYNPFDILLYFDSREFRPYWFETGTPSFLVRMLMEKKMFIPEMEHLTADEELLSSFDVDYIAPESLLFQTGYLTITGREQLFDEEYIYHLGFPNHEVRKSLSGSILHWYSQELAPLKRNQVSLFRALQANNFTALEHIFHAFFASIPHDWYRKNELAGYEGYYCSVVYCYFAALGLHVRPEDVTNHGRIDLTVCFEERVYIFEFKVNELTEPGCALEQIKEKKYAEKYQGQGKEIWLIGVEFSRAERNVSRVEWEKG, translated from the coding sequence ATGAAAAAACTTCCCATCGGCATCCAGACCTTTGCCGACATCAGAACCGATAATTACTGCTACGTCGATAAAACCCCTCTAATCTCCCGCTTAGTAGAACAGGGACGCTATTATTTCCTTTCCCGTCCCCGCCGTTTCGGCAAAAGTCTGCTGGTTGACACCCTTGCTCAGGCCTTTTCCGGGAATAAGGCGTTATTTCAGGGGCTGTACCTGGAGGAAAACTGGGATTGGAAGACCAAATATCCGGTCATCAAGCTTGATTTTGCTCAAGGCATTCTGACATCACGGCATCAATTAGATACCGTTGTCCAGGATATGATTTTGCAACATGCTACGGCGACTGAGATTTCTCTTCCCCCGCAAAACGAGGTCCATCTGCTTTTTTCCCGGCTCATTCACGAGCTGCATAAAAAGACCGGGCAGCAGGTCGTGGTTCTGGTGGATGAATATGACAAACCCATCCTGGACAATATCACCGATGCTGCAAAGGCGGCTGAACTGCGGGAAGGCCTACGGAATATCTATTCCGTGCTCAAGGCCCAGGGATCACACCTCCGTTTTGTCCTGCTCACCGGGGTGTCCAAGTTCTCCAAGGTTTCTCTTTTCTCCGGGTTAAACAATCTTCGGGATATTACCCTGGACTCCCGTTTCGGCAGTATATGCGGCTACACCCAGGAAGAATTGGAGACCGGTTTTGCCGACTACCTGGACGGCGTTGACCTAGATCAGGTGAAGAAATGGTATAACGGCTATAATTTCCTCGGCGATTCCGTTTATAATCCCTTTGATATTCTGCTGTATTTTGACAGCAGAGAGTTCAGGCCCTATTGGTTCGAGACCGGCACCCCGTCTTTTTTAGTGCGCATGCTCATGGAAAAGAAGATGTTTATTCCTGAGATGGAGCATCTCACAGCGGACGAAGAATTACTGAGCAGCTTTGACGTGGATTATATCGCGCCGGAGTCGCTGCTTTTCCAGACCGGTTATCTGACCATCACCGGCAGAGAGCAGCTTTTTGATGAGGAATATATCTATCATCTCGGTTTTCCAAATCATGAGGTCCGCAAGAGCCTGAGTGGCTCCATCCTGCATTGGTACAGCCAGGAGCTGGCGCCGTTAAAAAGAAATCAAGTGTCTCTGTTCCGAGCCTTGCAGGCCAATAATTTTACCGCCTTGGAGCATATCTTCCACGCCTTTTTTGCTTCTATTCCCCATGATTGGTACAGAAAAAATGAGCTGGCAGGCTATGAGGGGTATTATTGCTCGGTGGTGTATTGCTATTTTGCGGCCCTGGGTCTGCATGTCCGACCGGAGGATGTGACTAATCATGGTCGTATTGACCTGACGGTCTGCTTTGAGGAGCGGGTGTATATCTTTGAGTTCAAGGTCAATGAGTTGACCGAACCCGGCTGTGCTCTTGAGCAGATTAAGGAGAAAAAGTATGCGGAGAAATATCAGGGGCAAGGGAAAGAGATCTGGTTAATCGGGGTTGAGTTCAGCCGGGCTGAACGAAATGTCAGTCGGGTGGAGTGGGAGAAGGGATAG
- a CDS encoding ATP-binding protein — translation MKKHPQKLPIGIQTFADIRTDNYCYVDKTPLIARLVEQGRFYFLSRPRRFGKSLLVDTIAQAFSGKKDLFQGLYLEDNWDWSVTHPVIKLDFTQGILESRNRLNQRVVRMLHLQAEEYNLSLASDSPDHCLEEMIVRLYRKSGQQVVVLVDEYDKPILDNITDAAKAAELREGLRNIYSVLKAQGAHLRFVLLTGVSKFSKVSLFSGLNNLEDITLDARFSGLCGYTQEELETGFADYLDGVDLEQVKKWYNGYNFLGDSVYNPFDILLYFRNREFRPYWFETGTPSFLVRMLMEKKMFIPELENLTADEELLSSFDVDYIAPESLLFQTGYLTITGREQLFDEEYIYHLGFPNHEVRKSLSGSILHWYSQELASLKRNQVALFRALQANNFAALEEIFHAFFASIPHDWYRKNELSGYEGYYCSVVYCYFAALGLHVRPEDVTNLGRIDLTVCFEERVYIFEFKVNELTEPGCALEQIKEKRYAEKYQGQGKEIWLIGVEFSRTERNISRVEWEKG, via the coding sequence ATGAAGAAACATCCTCAAAAACTTCCTATCGGCATCCAGACCTTTGCCGACATCAGAACGGATAATTACTGCTATGTCGACAAAACTCCGCTGATTGCTCGCCTGGTAGAACAGGGGCGCTTTTATTTCCTTTCCCGACCCCGTCGTTTCGGCAAAAGCCTGCTGGTTGACACCATTGCCCAGGCCTTTTCCGGGAAGAAGGACCTGTTCCAGGGGCTGTACCTGGAGGATAACTGGGATTGGAGCGTCACACATCCGGTCATCAAGCTTGATTTTACCCAAGGGATTCTGGAAAGCCGGAACAGGCTGAACCAACGTGTGGTGCGGATGCTGCATCTCCAGGCGGAAGAGTATAACCTGTCTCTTGCTTCTGATTCCCCTGATCATTGCCTGGAAGAAATGATTGTCAGGCTGTACCGGAAAAGCGGACAGCAGGTCGTGGTTCTGGTGGATGAATACGATAAACCCATCCTGGATAATATCACCGATGCTGCAAAGGCAGCTGAGCTCCGGGAGGGCCTGCGCAATATCTATTCCGTGCTCAAGGCCCAGGGAGCGCACCTCCGTTTTGTCCTGCTCACCGGGGTATCTAAATTTTCCAAGGTTTCTCTTTTTTCCGGGTTAAACAATCTTGAAGATATTACCCTGGATGCCCGTTTCAGCGGTCTGTGTGGTTATACGCAGGAAGAACTGGAGACCGGTTTTGCGGATTACCTGGACGGGGTTGATCTGGAGCAGGTAAAAAAATGGTATAACGGTTATAATTTCCTTGGTGATTCGGTCTATAATCCCTTTGACATCCTCCTCTATTTTCGCAACCGGGAATTCAGGCCCTATTGGTTCGAGACTGGCACCCCGTCTTTTCTGGTGCGTATGCTCATGGAAAAAAAGATGTTTATTCCAGAGCTGGAAAATCTGACTGCAGACGAGGAGTTACTCAGTAGTTTTGATGTAGATTATATTGCACCGGAGTCGCTCCTTTTTCAGACCGGTTACCTGACCATCACGGGCAGAGAACAGCTTTTTGATGAAGAATATATCTATCATCTCGGCTTTCCCAATCATGAAGTCCGCAAGAGCCTGAGTGGTTCTATCCTGCACTGGTACAGCCAGGAGCTCGCTTCCTTGAAAAGAAATCAGGTAGCTCTGTTCAGGGCCTTGCAGGCTAATAATTTTGCCGCCCTGGAAGAGATATTTCATGCTTTTTTCGCCTCTATTCCCCATGATTGGTACAGAAAAAATGAGTTATCCGGCTATGAGGGCTATTACTGCTCCGTGGTCTACTGCTATTTTGCTGCGCTGGGTCTGCATGTCCGGCCGGAGGATGTGACCAATCTGGGGAGGATTGACCTGACCGTCTGTTTTGAGGAACGGGTGTATATCTTTGAGTTCAAGGTGAATGAGTTAACTGAACCCGGCTGTGCCCTTGAGCAGATTAAAGAGAAGAGGTATGCGGAGAAATATCAGGGGCAAGGGAAGGAGATCTGGTTGATCGGGGTTGAGTTCAGCAGGACTGAGCGGAATATTAGTCGGGTGGAGTGGGAGAAGGGGTAG